One genomic window of Luteitalea pratensis includes the following:
- a CDS encoding YIP1 family protein, with protein MTQDTSLDAARPLPFVQRVIGVVVSPGETMARIAAAPRWLDVLALTTVLLAVGYAVFLASDVGKAAYVDQAVASIESFGGAVNPEMYAGLQRQAGFMSWIQGASILVIGPLMAAAIAGILFGVFTVLGGEAQYRQVLAVVSHAGVINLLQAAFTLPVNYQRQSMSSATNLAVFFPNMAEGSFLASMLGFVDLFWIWYLVVLAIGLAAVYRRKWTSVAGGLFVVYVLIGLAIAAIKAVLGGR; from the coding sequence ATGACCCAGGACACTTCCCTTGATGCGGCGCGGCCGCTCCCTTTCGTTCAGCGCGTGATTGGCGTGGTCGTCTCCCCGGGAGAGACCATGGCCCGGATTGCCGCGGCGCCCCGCTGGCTCGACGTGCTGGCGCTGACAACAGTCCTTCTGGCGGTCGGATACGCGGTGTTCCTCGCGTCCGACGTCGGCAAGGCGGCCTACGTGGACCAGGCCGTCGCCAGCATCGAGTCGTTCGGCGGGGCCGTCAACCCGGAGATGTACGCCGGGCTGCAGCGCCAGGCCGGCTTCATGTCGTGGATTCAGGGTGCCTCGATCCTGGTCATCGGCCCACTCATGGCGGCGGCGATTGCCGGCATCCTGTTCGGCGTGTTCACGGTGCTGGGCGGAGAGGCGCAGTACCGGCAGGTGCTCGCGGTGGTGTCGCACGCGGGGGTCATCAACCTCCTGCAGGCCGCGTTCACGCTGCCTGTCAACTACCAGCGCCAGTCGATGAGCAGCGCGACCAACCTGGCCGTGTTCTTCCCGAACATGGCCGAGGGGTCGTTCCTCGCGTCAATGCTGGGCTTCGTCGACCTGTTCTGGATCTGGTATCTCGTGGTGCTCGCAATTGGCCTCGCAGCGGTCTATCGCCGAAAATGGACGTCGGTGGCTGGCGGGTTATTCGTGGTGTACGTCCTCATCGGCCTGGCCATCGCGGCCATCAAAGCGGTTTTGGGGGGAAGATGA
- a CDS encoding efflux RND transporter periplasmic adaptor subunit, giving the protein MKRSTKRWLGAIVVLAVVAGLAYANFAYRKKTGKEVTVEAVQARDLTAIVSASGKIQAKRTVNISADNMGRVTQLSVEEGDRVKRGQFLMQIDPRNLASAVQSGEAGQLAARSMLEQQRLAIVSARENLALARAELKRQQELWAQQLTTRQELDRAENAVNVGEAELRQREIDIKTQDQRIRQEGATLNQAQYNLSRARIESPIDGIVSRRNIEEGETVVIGTMNNAGTVLLTIADMSVIEAEVEVDETDIPTVRLGQVAKVTIDALPGKEYTGKVTEIGNSPIQAATGQAAASAGQAATNFKVTVQLDHTIEEVRPGFTCSAEIETAKRAKAVAVPIQAMAVRDLVYDKAGTVVRPPKQDAKKKAPTPATPAELPEGQTRKETEGVFVMRDKNAEFVPVHTGIAGERYFEVMSGVKVGDKVITGPFNSVRDLQDGDEVRLSDTAAEAAKKKS; this is encoded by the coding sequence ATGAAACGTTCGACCAAGCGGTGGCTGGGGGCCATCGTGGTGCTGGCGGTCGTGGCCGGCCTGGCCTACGCCAACTTCGCGTATCGCAAGAAGACCGGCAAGGAAGTCACGGTGGAAGCCGTGCAGGCCAGGGATCTGACCGCGATCGTGTCGGCCTCGGGGAAGATCCAGGCCAAGCGCACCGTGAACATCAGTGCCGACAACATGGGGCGCGTGACCCAGTTGTCCGTGGAGGAAGGCGACCGCGTCAAGCGTGGGCAGTTCCTCATGCAAATCGACCCGCGCAACCTCGCCTCGGCCGTGCAATCGGGTGAAGCCGGCCAACTGGCCGCTCGATCGATGCTCGAGCAGCAGCGGCTCGCGATCGTCTCGGCGCGCGAGAACCTCGCGCTCGCGCGCGCCGAGCTCAAGCGCCAGCAGGAACTGTGGGCGCAGCAACTGACCACGCGGCAGGAGCTCGACCGCGCGGAGAACGCCGTGAACGTCGGCGAGGCGGAACTGCGCCAGCGCGAAATCGACATCAAGACGCAGGATCAGCGCATCCGCCAGGAAGGCGCGACGCTGAACCAGGCACAGTACAACCTGAGTCGGGCCCGCATCGAATCACCGATCGACGGCATCGTCTCCCGTCGTAACATCGAGGAGGGTGAGACGGTCGTCATCGGTACGATGAACAACGCCGGCACGGTGTTGCTGACCATCGCCGACATGTCGGTCATCGAGGCCGAGGTCGAGGTCGACGAGACCGACATCCCGACCGTGCGGCTCGGCCAGGTGGCCAAGGTCACCATCGACGCACTGCCTGGCAAGGAGTACACGGGCAAGGTGACCGAGATCGGCAACAGCCCGATCCAGGCGGCGACGGGGCAGGCGGCCGCGAGCGCTGGCCAGGCGGCGACGAACTTCAAGGTGACGGTCCAGCTCGATCACACGATCGAGGAGGTGCGTCCGGGGTTCACGTGCTCGGCCGAGATCGAAACCGCGAAGCGCGCCAAGGCGGTGGCCGTGCCGATCCAGGCGATGGCCGTCCGCGACCTGGTCTACGACAAGGCCGGCACCGTCGTCCGGCCGCCGAAGCAGGACGCCAAGAAGAAGGCCCCGACACCGGCGACGCCGGCCGAACTGCCCGAGGGACAGACCCGGAAGGAAACCGAGGGCGTCTTCGTGATGCGCGACAAGAACGCCGAGTTCGTGCCGGTACACACGGGCATCGCTGGCGAGCGCTACTTCGAGGTCATGTCGGGTGTGAAGGTCGGTGACAAGGTCATCACCGGACCGTTCAACTCGGTGCGTGACCTGCAGGATGGCGATGAAGTCCGTCTGTCCGACACGGCCGCCGAAGCGGCCAAGAAGAAGTCGTAA
- a CDS encoding ABC transporter permease: MNKFLDAVGLALSSIWANKLRSFMMVLGNVVAVTSIIAVVALIQGMNGYVADSIVSEVGVGTFQVARVGVITNEEEEEEARRKNPDVSLVDLRAVKGIGGNIDAVMAQSNSQANVTFRNETIENVGIRGVSADYDQFGGYEAERGRTISRIEIQRSRPLAYLGVETSDKLFKGRNPVDQTIMVNGVHFRVAGVNEKKGSMFGNSQDDFVLIPLGAFQKMFGSRRSFEITVKPINPSLVPEAMEEARVALRTSRKLRPRDKDNFGIVTSDTFMELWKNFSQGAFAVLIGLVSLSLVVGGIVIMNIMLMVVSERTREIGLRKALGARRRDIVWQVLTESTTLSVVGGMVGTLLGFIVAWLVAYFSPIPAKIELWAVIMGISITAIVGLFFGLYPAIRASKLDPIEALRRE, encoded by the coding sequence ATGAACAAGTTCCTCGACGCGGTCGGCCTCGCCCTCTCCTCGATCTGGGCCAACAAGCTCCGGTCGTTCATGATGGTGCTCGGCAACGTGGTGGCGGTGACGTCGATCATCGCCGTCGTGGCCCTGATCCAGGGCATGAATGGCTACGTCGCCGACTCCATCGTGTCGGAGGTTGGGGTCGGCACGTTCCAGGTCGCCCGTGTCGGCGTGATCACGAACGAGGAAGAGGAGGAGGAGGCACGCCGGAAAAACCCGGACGTCTCCCTCGTGGACCTGCGGGCAGTCAAGGGCATCGGCGGCAACATCGACGCCGTGATGGCCCAGTCCAACAGCCAGGCCAACGTCACCTTCCGCAACGAGACCATCGAGAACGTCGGCATCCGGGGTGTGTCGGCCGACTACGACCAGTTCGGCGGCTACGAGGCCGAGCGCGGCCGCACCATCAGCCGCATCGAGATCCAGCGCTCGCGCCCGCTCGCCTACCTCGGCGTCGAGACGAGCGACAAGCTCTTCAAGGGACGCAACCCCGTCGATCAGACCATCATGGTCAACGGCGTGCACTTCCGGGTCGCCGGGGTCAACGAGAAGAAGGGCAGCATGTTCGGCAACTCGCAGGACGACTTCGTGCTGATCCCGCTCGGCGCATTCCAGAAGATGTTCGGCTCGCGCCGCAGCTTCGAGATCACGGTCAAGCCAATCAACCCCTCGCTGGTCCCGGAGGCCATGGAGGAAGCGCGGGTGGCCCTGCGCACCTCGCGCAAGCTGCGTCCACGCGACAAGGACAACTTCGGCATCGTCACCTCGGACACGTTCATGGAGCTCTGGAAGAATTTCAGCCAGGGCGCGTTCGCGGTGCTGATCGGACTGGTCTCGCTGTCACTGGTCGTGGGTGGCATCGTCATCATGAACATCATGCTGATGGTCGTCAGCGAGCGCACGCGGGAGATCGGCTTGCGCAAGGCCCTTGGCGCGCGCCGGCGCGACATCGTGTGGCAGGTGCTGACCGAGTCCACGACCCTGTCGGTCGTCGGCGGGATGGTCGGCACGCTGCTCGGGTTCATCGTCGCCTGGCTGGTCGCCTACTTCTCGCCCATCCCGGCCAAGATCGAACTCTGGGCCGTGATCATGGGCATCAGCATCACGGCCATCGTCGGGCTGTTCTTCGGCCTGTACCCGGCGATCCGCGCATCGAAGCT